Proteins found in one Enterococcus sp. 9D6_DIV0238 genomic segment:
- a CDS encoding DeoR/GlpR family DNA-binding transcription regulator: MLTEERHQAILRLLDQQSIVKSQDLALLLDASESTIRRDLKELEDAELLERVHGGAKRILNLGFEQDMTEKTVKNTQEKQIIAKLAGSFVQDGDVIYLDAGSTTLEMLPFLSGKNITVVTNSVHHAAKLGDLNVNTIILGGSLKLSTKAIVGSTALEQLSRFRFNKVFMGMNGAHPEFGLTTPDPEEAALKHMAITHAEEAYVLIDQTKLNKITFTKVADLEAVSLLTNQCSPDILEQFQKKTTIKEAK, translated from the coding sequence ATGCTTACAGAAGAGAGACATCAAGCAATTTTACGATTACTTGACCAACAATCGATTGTGAAATCACAAGATTTAGCACTTTTATTAGATGCATCAGAATCAACGATTAGACGGGATCTAAAAGAATTAGAAGACGCTGAATTATTGGAGCGCGTTCATGGTGGCGCCAAACGGATCTTAAATTTAGGTTTCGAACAAGACATGACGGAAAAAACAGTCAAAAACACGCAAGAAAAACAAATAATCGCTAAACTAGCTGGTTCATTTGTTCAAGATGGAGACGTCATTTATTTAGACGCTGGTTCTACGACCTTAGAAATGCTGCCTTTTTTATCAGGCAAAAATATTACTGTTGTTACGAACTCCGTGCATCACGCCGCCAAACTAGGAGATTTAAACGTCAACACTATCATCTTAGGTGGCTCATTAAAATTATCAACGAAAGCAATCGTAGGTTCGACTGCTTTAGAACAGCTCAGTCGTTTTCGCTTCAATAAAGTTTTTATGGGCATGAACGGGGCACATCCAGAATTTGGTTTGACGACTCCTGATCCTGAAGAAGCTGCACTAAAACATATGGCCATCACTCATGCTGAAGAAGCATATGTGTTGATCGATCAAACAAAGCTGAATAAAATAACTTTCACAAAGGTTGCTGATCTTGAAGCAGTGAGTTTACTGACGAACCAGTGCTCACCTGATATTTTGGAACAATTTCAGAAAAAGACAACCATTAAGGAGGCAAAATAA
- a CDS encoding alpha-amylase — MGNRTILQGFEWYLPADGLHWQRVKELAEKLHKSGFTGIWLPPAYKGANGINDVGYAPYDLYDLGEFDQKGTIATKYGTKDDYLACIKSLKEAGIEVYADIVFDHFMGADEEENVSAVKYRPENRNEKISGEEEITAWTKFTFPGRKQMYDDYIWTWRNFSGVDFDDRRKDHGIFNFDGKGWKDDVDKENGNYDYLMGCNLDLSYPETVQQLNKWGRWYQELTDVDGYRLDAVKHIQFDYFVDWLLNRRKEKGRELFIVGEYWNGDIEKLLNYIDQSGALISLFDVPLHYHLYEAANSNGQYDMRNIFEGTLVKERPEWAVTFVDNHDTQKGQSLESWVDGWFKVHAYALILLRKSGTPVVFWGDLFGIPSENVEPVGTKLNLLLKIREYLAYGNELDYFDDPNVVGWVRTGVFENEQSGFAVIMTNAQSGQKNMTISAIHAGKTFIDILGNNTAKIILDEKGAGDFLVNGGEVSIYVNEEMAKKIMNNA; from the coding sequence ATGGGGAATCGTACGATATTACAAGGATTTGAATGGTATCTACCAGCAGATGGTCTTCATTGGCAGCGTGTGAAGGAGCTGGCAGAGAAACTACATAAATCTGGCTTTACTGGTATTTGGCTGCCGCCAGCTTATAAAGGAGCAAATGGGATTAATGATGTTGGTTATGCCCCTTATGATTTGTACGATTTAGGTGAATTTGACCAAAAAGGAACGATTGCAACAAAATATGGCACTAAGGATGATTATTTAGCGTGTATCAAATCACTAAAAGAAGCAGGGATCGAGGTATATGCTGATATTGTGTTTGATCATTTTATGGGAGCCGATGAGGAAGAAAATGTTTCTGCGGTCAAATATCGTCCAGAAAATCGTAATGAAAAAATCAGTGGAGAAGAAGAGATCACAGCGTGGACGAAATTTACTTTTCCGGGAAGAAAACAAATGTATGACGATTATATCTGGACATGGAGAAATTTTTCGGGTGTGGATTTTGATGATCGCCGTAAAGACCACGGAATTTTTAATTTTGATGGGAAGGGCTGGAAAGACGATGTTGATAAGGAAAATGGGAATTATGATTACTTGATGGGCTGTAATTTAGACCTATCTTATCCTGAAACAGTTCAGCAGCTTAATAAATGGGGACGATGGTATCAAGAATTAACAGATGTTGACGGGTACCGTCTAGACGCAGTAAAGCATATTCAGTTTGACTACTTTGTTGATTGGTTACTAAATAGAAGAAAAGAAAAAGGTAGAGAATTGTTCATAGTTGGCGAATATTGGAATGGGGATATAGAAAAATTACTCAATTATATCGATCAATCTGGTGCATTGATTTCCTTATTCGATGTTCCTTTACATTATCACTTGTATGAAGCGGCCAATTCAAATGGTCAATACGATATGCGGAATATTTTTGAAGGAACGTTAGTAAAAGAACGACCAGAGTGGGCTGTGACATTTGTCGATAATCACGATACTCAAAAAGGTCAAAGTTTAGAGTCTTGGGTCGATGGATGGTTTAAAGTTCATGCCTATGCATTGATCCTCTTACGTAAGTCTGGAACACCTGTTGTCTTTTGGGGTGACCTTTTTGGTATTCCTAGTGAAAATGTAGAGCCTGTTGGCACAAAATTGAACTTGCTATTAAAAATCAGAGAATATTTAGCTTATGGAAATGAGCTGGACTATTTTGACGATCCAAATGTCGTTGGTTGGGTCAGAACTGGGGTTTTTGAGAATGAACAATCAGGATTTGCTGTGATTATGACCAATGCTCAGTCTGGGCAAAAGAATATGACGATCAGTGCGATTCACGCTGGAAAAACCTTCATCGATATTCTAGGAAATAATACAGCAAAAATTATTTTAGATGAAAAAGGAGCTGGGGATTTTCTAGTCAATGGTGGAGAGGTCTCCATCTATGTGAATGAAGAAATGGCTAAAAAAATAATGAATAATGCATGA
- the pcrA gene encoding DNA helicase PcrA, which produces MAQENALIQGMNPKQKEAVLHTEGPLLVMAGAGSGKTRVLTHRIAYLIEEKDVNPWNILAITFTNKAAKEMRERVGKLLKTGGDDVWVSTFHSMCVRILRRDVDHIGYNRNFTIIDTSEQRTLMKRILNELNIDVKKYDPRSILGTISNAKNELQTPEKVEELQGTPYEEVVAKCYKMYQKELRNNQCMDFDDLIMNTIRLFNEHPDSLTYYQNKFHYIHVDEYQDTNHAQYTLVNMLAARFKNLCVVGDADQSIYGWRGADMQNILDFEKDYPDASVILLEQNYRSTKKILDAANNVIKNNRNRRDKSLWTENTDGEKIVYYRGDNERDETQFIVGQIQKEMREKDRIYGDFAVLYRTNAQSRVMEEMLLKSNIPYTMVGGHKFYDRKEIKDILGYLNIISNSMDSLSFERVVNEPKRGIGKSSVEKLRSFAQMHGWSLLEAAQNVDLANITGKAGKELGNFGLMIQDLTQMIPYLTITELVKEVLERSGYREELVRQNNLESQARLENLDEFLTVTQEFDKRYERQSEEEADAPEEKLAVFLNDLALVSDLDNLEESTSQVTLMTLHAAKGLEFPVVFLIGMEEGVFPLSRAMLEESELEEERRLAYVGITRAEEVLYISNAFSRTLYGKTQYNRPSRFLDEINEELMDQQGSIAAPKAPARTFEPKVFKPAYTQPTRQPVTDKVASGGEAMAWKAGDKVKHKAWGTGTVVRVGGTAKDLELDVAFPEKGIKRLLAAFAPIEKIS; this is translated from the coding sequence ATGGCACAAGAAAACGCCTTGATCCAAGGTATGAATCCAAAGCAAAAAGAAGCTGTTTTGCATACAGAAGGCCCATTATTAGTTATGGCTGGAGCAGGAAGTGGAAAGACGAGAGTGTTGACCCATCGTATCGCTTACCTGATCGAAGAAAAAGATGTGAATCCCTGGAATATTTTAGCTATCACTTTTACCAATAAAGCCGCAAAAGAAATGCGTGAACGAGTAGGAAAACTACTTAAAACTGGCGGAGATGATGTGTGGGTTTCAACATTTCACTCGATGTGTGTTCGGATTTTGCGCAGAGATGTAGATCATATCGGTTATAATCGTAATTTCACGATCATCGATACCTCTGAACAGCGAACATTGATGAAGCGAATTTTAAATGAATTGAATATCGATGTAAAAAAATACGATCCACGTTCGATCCTAGGAACTATCAGTAATGCCAAAAATGAATTACAGACTCCTGAAAAAGTCGAAGAATTGCAAGGCACACCTTATGAAGAGGTTGTGGCCAAATGTTATAAAATGTACCAAAAAGAACTTAGGAATAATCAATGCATGGATTTCGATGATTTGATCATGAATACCATTCGTCTTTTCAATGAACATCCAGATTCTCTCACATATTATCAAAATAAGTTCCATTATATCCATGTCGATGAGTATCAAGATACGAACCATGCGCAGTATACCTTAGTCAATATGCTGGCTGCCCGTTTTAAAAATCTATGTGTCGTTGGTGATGCAGACCAAAGTATTTATGGTTGGCGTGGCGCTGATATGCAAAATATCTTGGATTTTGAAAAAGATTACCCAGATGCTAGTGTGATTTTACTTGAACAAAACTATCGTTCAACAAAAAAAATCCTTGATGCTGCAAACAATGTCATCAAAAATAACCGTAATCGCCGAGATAAAAGTCTATGGACGGAAAATACGGATGGTGAAAAAATCGTTTATTACCGTGGGGACAATGAACGAGATGAAACGCAATTCATCGTAGGTCAGATCCAAAAAGAAATGCGTGAAAAAGATCGAATCTATGGTGATTTTGCTGTTTTATACCGCACGAATGCACAGTCGCGGGTCATGGAAGAAATGCTGTTGAAGTCGAATATTCCTTATACAATGGTTGGTGGACACAAGTTCTATGATCGTAAAGAAATCAAAGATATTCTAGGATATCTAAACATTATCTCTAATTCGATGGACTCACTTAGCTTTGAACGTGTGGTCAATGAACCAAAACGAGGCATTGGTAAAAGCTCAGTTGAAAAATTGAGAAGCTTTGCCCAAATGCATGGCTGGTCTTTACTAGAAGCTGCTCAAAATGTCGATTTAGCGAATATTACTGGTAAGGCTGGAAAAGAATTAGGTAATTTTGGCTTGATGATCCAGGATTTAACACAGATGATCCCTTACTTGACGATCACAGAATTAGTCAAAGAAGTCTTAGAACGCAGCGGTTATCGTGAAGAATTAGTGAGACAGAATAATTTAGAATCGCAAGCACGTCTTGAAAACTTAGATGAATTTTTGACAGTAACACAGGAATTTGATAAACGCTATGAACGCCAAAGTGAAGAAGAAGCGGATGCACCAGAAGAAAAATTAGCTGTTTTCTTGAATGACTTAGCGTTAGTTTCCGATTTAGATAATCTTGAAGAAAGCACTTCTCAAGTAACGTTGATGACCTTGCACGCAGCGAAAGGGTTAGAATTCCCAGTCGTCTTTCTGATTGGTATGGAAGAAGGCGTCTTTCCACTTTCCAGAGCGATGCTGGAAGAAAGTGAGCTTGAAGAAGAACGCCGTCTTGCGTATGTAGGGATCACGCGAGCAGAAGAAGTTTTATATATTTCGAATGCCTTTTCTCGGACTTTATATGGTAAAACGCAATATAATCGTCCTAGTCGTTTTTTAGATGAAATCAATGAAGAATTGATGGACCAGCAAGGTTCGATCGCAGCACCAAAAGCGCCAGCAAGAACCTTTGAACCAAAAGTCTTTAAACCTGCTTATACGCAGCCGACGAGACAGCCGGTCACGGACAAAGTGGCAAGCGGCGGTGAAGCAATGGCGTGGAAAGCCGGCGACAAAGTAAAACATAAAGCTTGGGGCACAGGAACTGTGGTTCGAGTGGGCGGTACAGCGAAAGACTTGGAATTGGATGTGGCATTTCCGGAAAAAGGAATCAAACGATTACTGGCGGCATTTGCTCCGATTGAAAAAATATCTTAG
- the ligA gene encoding NAD-dependent DNA ligase LigA, with translation MAEVPLTLAEATERVKELRNQLNQYAHEYYVADKPTVEDYVYDRLYKELVDIETEYPDLITADSPTQRVGGKILSGFEKVTHEVQMYSLNDGFSKEDIYDFDERVQKLAGKPVSYCCELKIDGLAISLKYENGKFAQGATRGDGTVGENITENLKTVKSIPLELKKPISIEVRGECYMPKQSFVNLNKEREEAGQDVFANPRNAAAGSLRQLDTSMVAKRNLNTFLYTVADFGPMTAQTQFDALNELSEIGLRTNPEKKLCKDIDEVWAYIEEYHEKRTELPYEIDGIVIKTNEFTIQDELGFTVKAPRWAIAYKFPPEEAQTVVEEIEWTIGRTGVVTPTAVMQPVRVAGTTVSRASLHNADFIAMKDIRLNDTVLIYKAGDIIPEVAQVLTENRDENSRPYEIPTHCPVCDSELVHLDEEVALRCINPKCPAQIKEGLNHYVSRNAMNIDGLGPRVLEQMYDTGLVADVADLYFLTEEQLMTLEKIKEKSANNIFQAIAASRENSVERLIFGLGIRHVGAKAAKVLAEHFGDLWAISKATKEDVVALDSIGETIADSLVTYFDNEEVHELMDELTKAGVNFEYKGIRTAQLAAVESPFKDKTVVLTGKLTHYNREEAKEKIESLGGKVTGSVSKKTDIVVAGEDAGSKLTKAQDLGIEVWDEQQMVTAIDNSTTADS, from the coding sequence ATGGCAGAGGTGCCGTTGACATTAGCCGAAGCAACAGAGAGAGTAAAAGAATTGCGCAATCAGTTGAATCAGTATGCTCATGAATATTATGTGGCAGATAAGCCAACTGTAGAAGACTATGTGTACGATCGCTTATACAAAGAATTAGTAGATATAGAAACTGAATATCCGGACTTGATCACTGCTGATTCACCAACGCAACGTGTGGGTGGTAAAATTTTATCTGGTTTTGAGAAGGTCACACATGAAGTTCAAATGTATAGCTTGAATGATGGGTTCAGCAAAGAGGATATTTATGATTTTGATGAACGTGTGCAAAAACTCGCTGGAAAACCGGTCAGTTATTGCTGCGAGTTGAAAATCGACGGGCTAGCGATTTCCTTGAAATATGAAAATGGAAAATTTGCTCAGGGAGCTACTCGAGGAGATGGTACAGTAGGGGAAAATATTACTGAAAACCTGAAAACAGTTAAATCGATTCCGTTAGAATTGAAGAAACCAATCTCTATCGAAGTGCGTGGCGAGTGTTACATGCCAAAGCAGTCTTTTGTTAATTTGAATAAAGAACGGGAAGAAGCAGGACAAGATGTCTTTGCGAATCCTAGAAATGCAGCTGCCGGAAGTTTACGTCAACTAGACACAAGTATGGTAGCAAAAAGAAATTTGAACACCTTTTTATATACGGTAGCAGACTTTGGACCAATGACAGCTCAGACACAGTTTGATGCACTTAATGAATTGTCTGAAATTGGTTTAAGAACAAATCCTGAGAAAAAGTTATGTAAGGATATTGATGAAGTTTGGGCCTATATTGAAGAGTATCATGAAAAACGAACAGAGCTTCCTTATGAAATCGATGGGATCGTGATCAAAACCAATGAGTTTACGATTCAGGATGAACTAGGCTTTACGGTCAAAGCTCCGCGTTGGGCGATCGCCTATAAATTCCCGCCGGAAGAAGCTCAAACGGTCGTGGAGGAAATTGAATGGACGATCGGACGAACGGGTGTTGTAACACCAACTGCTGTAATGCAGCCGGTACGAGTTGCTGGAACAACAGTCAGTCGTGCGAGTTTGCATAATGCAGACTTTATCGCGATGAAAGATATTCGTCTGAATGACACAGTGCTTATTTACAAAGCAGGAGATATCATTCCTGAGGTTGCTCAAGTCCTGACGGAAAATCGTGATGAAAATAGTCGACCTTACGAGATCCCAACACATTGTCCAGTTTGTGACAGCGAATTGGTCCATTTGGATGAAGAAGTTGCTTTACGTTGTATCAATCCAAAATGTCCTGCTCAAATCAAAGAAGGACTAAATCATTATGTTTCTAGAAATGCAATGAATATTGACGGTTTAGGGCCACGAGTATTGGAGCAGATGTACGATACTGGTCTGGTTGCTGATGTAGCTGATTTGTACTTTTTAACAGAAGAGCAATTAATGACTTTAGAAAAGATCAAAGAAAAGTCAGCAAATAATATTTTTCAGGCGATCGCAGCCAGTCGGGAAAATTCTGTTGAGCGTCTGATCTTTGGTTTAGGGATTCGTCATGTGGGAGCGAAAGCAGCAAAAGTTTTAGCGGAGCATTTTGGCGATCTATGGGCAATCAGTAAAGCAACGAAAGAAGATGTTGTGGCGTTAGATTCCATTGGTGAAACAATTGCCGATAGTTTAGTCACTTACTTTGATAATGAAGAAGTTCATGAATTGATGGATGAACTGACAAAAGCCGGTGTGAATTTTGAATACAAAGGGATCCGCACGGCTCAATTAGCTGCAGTAGAATCTCCATTCAAAGACAAGACAGTCGTTTTAACTGGGAAGCTGACGCATTATAATCGTGAAGAAGCGAAAGAAAAAATCGAAAGTCTTGGTGGTAAGGTTACCGGCAGTGTTTCCAAGAAGACGGATATTGTGGTTGCTGGAGAAGATGCTGGAAGTAAATTGACCAAAGCTCAGGATCTTGGGATCGAAGTTTGGGATGAACAGCAAATGGTCACAGCCATTGATAACAGTACAACGGCTGATTCATAA
- the gatC gene encoding Asp-tRNA(Asn)/Glu-tRNA(Gln) amidotransferase subunit GatC, translated as MAISEEQAKHVAKLSKLSFSDGELKDFTDQLGKIIDMVELLEEVDTEGVPFTSNVAHSINVMREDHAVPGMDRDELMRNVPESENGYIKVPAIIDNGEAGA; from the coding sequence ATGGCAATTAGTGAAGAACAAGCGAAACATGTAGCAAAATTATCAAAATTATCATTTTCCGATGGAGAATTAAAAGATTTTACTGATCAATTAGGCAAGATCATTGATATGGTGGAATTATTAGAAGAAGTAGACACAGAGGGTGTCCCTTTTACTTCTAATGTTGCGCATTCGATCAATGTGATGCGTGAAGATCATGCCGTACCTGGCATGGATCGTGATGAGTTAATGAGAAACGTACCTGAATCAGAAAATGGCTACATTAAAGTGCCAGCAATTATCGATAACGGGGAGGCTGGTGCATAA
- the gatA gene encoding Asp-tRNA(Asn)/Glu-tRNA(Gln) amidotransferase subunit GatA → MEKLYDKSLTELHNLLVSKEITATDLTHATLDRIKETEKDVDSFITVSEEKALELAKAIDLKGITESNPLAGIPIGVKDNIVTKDILTTAASKMLHNFNPIYDATVMDKVYQADMIPVGKLNMDEFAMGASTETSYFKQTKNAWDHSKVPGGSSGGSAAAVAAGQIPVSLGSDTGGSIRQPASFNGIVGMKPTYGRVSRFGLIAFSSSLDQIGPMTRNVQDNALALNAISGFDEKDGTSAGVSVPDFTAGLTGDIKGMKVALPKEYLGEGVDAGVREAVLKAAETFKALGATVEEVSLPHSKYGVAVYYIIASSEASSNLQRFDGIRYGYRSENVKNLEDVYVNSRSEGFGIEVKRRIMLGTFSLSAGYYDAYFKKAGQVRTLIKQDFDKVFESYDIIIGPASPTVAFGLGENINDPITMYMNDLLTIPVNLAGLPGMSVPAGFSEGLPVGLQIIGKAFDESTMYKAAYAFEQATDFHMKKPVILGGND, encoded by the coding sequence ATGGAGAAATTATACGATAAATCACTTACAGAGCTGCACAATCTTTTAGTATCAAAAGAAATCACCGCAACTGACTTAACACATGCAACCTTGGATCGCATCAAAGAAACAGAAAAAGATGTCGATTCATTCATTACAGTTAGTGAAGAAAAAGCGTTGGAGTTAGCGAAAGCGATCGACCTAAAAGGGATTACTGAATCTAATCCTTTAGCTGGAATTCCGATCGGTGTCAAAGACAATATTGTAACCAAAGATATTTTAACAACAGCAGCGTCAAAAATGCTGCATAATTTCAATCCGATTTATGATGCAACGGTAATGGATAAAGTGTATCAAGCAGATATGATCCCGGTTGGAAAATTGAACATGGACGAATTTGCGATGGGTGCAAGTACAGAAACATCATATTTTAAACAAACAAAAAATGCTTGGGATCATTCAAAAGTTCCAGGAGGTTCTTCAGGTGGTTCGGCAGCAGCAGTTGCTGCTGGTCAAATTCCTGTTTCATTGGGAAGCGATACGGGTGGAAGTATTCGCCAACCAGCTTCATTCAACGGAATCGTCGGCATGAAGCCAACATATGGACGTGTATCTCGTTTTGGTTTGATCGCCTTTTCTTCAAGCTTAGATCAAATCGGTCCAATGACTAGAAACGTTCAAGACAATGCTTTAGCATTGAATGCCATCAGTGGCTTTGATGAAAAAGATGGCACTTCTGCCGGCGTATCTGTTCCTGATTTTACAGCAGGCTTAACAGGTGACATCAAAGGCATGAAAGTAGCTTTGCCAAAAGAATATCTTGGTGAAGGTGTGGATGCTGGAGTTCGTGAGGCTGTCCTTAAAGCGGCAGAAACATTTAAAGCATTAGGCGCAACGGTTGAAGAAGTCAGCTTACCACATTCAAAATACGGTGTAGCTGTTTACTATATCATCGCTTCATCAGAAGCAAGCTCAAACTTACAACGCTTTGACGGTATTCGCTATGGCTATCGTTCTGAAAATGTGAAGAATCTTGAAGACGTTTATGTAAATTCACGTTCAGAAGGTTTTGGTATTGAAGTAAAACGTCGTATTATGTTAGGGACATTTTCATTAAGTGCCGGCTATTATGATGCTTATTTCAAAAAAGCAGGACAAGTTAGAACTTTGATCAAACAAGATTTTGATAAGGTATTTGAATCGTATGATATTATTATCGGTCCAGCATCTCCAACTGTCGCTTTTGGGTTAGGTGAAAACATCAATGATCCAATCACGATGTATATGAATGACCTATTAACGATTCCAGTGAACTTAGCTGGATTACCAGGTATGTCCGTACCGGCTGGATTCTCAGAAGGATTGCCAGTAGGCTTACAAATCATCGGGAAAGCTTTCGATGAAAGCACGATGTATAAAGCAGCCTATGCATTTGAGCAAGCAACAGATTTCCACATGAAAAAACCTGTGATCTTGGGGGGGAATGACTAA
- the gatB gene encoding Asp-tRNA(Asn)/Glu-tRNA(Gln) amidotransferase subunit GatB, producing the protein MNFETVIGLEVHVELKTNSKIFSPAPAHFGAEPNSNTNVIDWGYPGVLPVMNKEAIAFGMKAALALNCEISKDTHFDRKNYFYPDNPKAYQISQFDQPIGHDGWIDIEVEGETKRIRIERVHLEEDAGKNIHGEGGYSYVDLNRQGTPLIEIVSEADMRSPEEAYAYLEALRSIILFTDVSDVKMEEGSMRCDANISLRPYGQEEFGTKAEIKNLNSMSFVKKGLAFEEKRQAKVLLSGGEIQQETRRFDETTNKTLLMRVKEGSSDYRYFPEPDVPRFVIDDEWIEQVRQSLPEMPASRRARYTKELGLPEYDAMVLTLTKEMSDFFEAALAEGADAKQVSNWLMGEVSAYLNSEKVELADTKLTPKNLAGMITLIADGTISSKIAKKVFKELIENGGDAKEVVEAKGLVQLSDPSQLLPIINDVLDNNQQSVDDFKNGKDRAVGFLVGQIMKATKGQANPGVVNKLLQEELTKR; encoded by the coding sequence ATGAACTTTGAAACTGTCATCGGACTTGAGGTCCATGTAGAACTAAAAACAAACTCTAAAATCTTTTCACCGGCGCCAGCTCATTTTGGTGCTGAGCCAAACAGCAACACAAATGTGATCGACTGGGGTTACCCAGGCGTCTTGCCAGTCATGAATAAAGAAGCGATTGCTTTTGGAATGAAAGCAGCACTTGCTTTAAATTGTGAAATTTCAAAAGACACACATTTTGACCGTAAAAACTATTTTTATCCAGATAATCCCAAAGCCTACCAAATTTCTCAATTCGACCAACCTATCGGTCATGATGGCTGGATCGATATTGAAGTAGAAGGCGAAACAAAACGTATTCGAATCGAACGTGTTCACTTAGAAGAAGATGCTGGTAAAAATATTCATGGAGAAGGTGGTTATTCTTACGTCGATTTAAACCGTCAAGGAACACCGCTGATCGAAATCGTATCAGAAGCGGATATGCGTTCACCAGAAGAAGCTTATGCTTATTTAGAAGCATTACGTTCGATCATTCTCTTTACAGATGTTTCTGATGTGAAGATGGAAGAAGGCTCAATGCGTTGTGACGCCAACATTTCATTACGTCCATACGGGCAAGAAGAATTCGGAACAAAAGCTGAGATCAAAAACTTGAACTCTATGAGCTTCGTTAAAAAAGGATTGGCCTTTGAAGAAAAACGCCAAGCGAAAGTATTACTATCAGGCGGCGAAATCCAACAAGAAACGCGTCGTTTTGATGAAACGACGAATAAAACATTATTGATGCGTGTCAAAGAAGGATCAAGTGATTACCGTTACTTCCCAGAACCTGATGTACCGCGTTTTGTAATCGATGATGAATGGATCGAACAAGTACGCCAAAGCCTACCTGAAATGCCTGCTTCTCGACGTGCACGATATACGAAAGAATTAGGATTACCAGAATACGATGCAATGGTCTTGACATTGACGAAAGAAATGTCTGATTTCTTCGAAGCTGCCTTAGCAGAGGGAGCAGATGCCAAACAAGTATCAAACTGGTTGATGGGTGAAGTTTCTGCTTACTTGAATAGCGAAAAAGTCGAGTTGGCTGATACAAAACTAACGCCTAAAAATCTAGCTGGAATGATCACGTTGATCGCAGATGGCACGATCAGTTCGAAAATCGCGAAAAAAGTCTTTAAAGAATTGATCGAAAATGGCGGAGATGCTAAAGAAGTTGTTGAAGCGAAAGGTCTAGTTCAACTTTCTGATCCTTCTCAATTGTTGCCGATCATCAATGATGTGTTGGATAACAATCAACAATCTGTCGATGATTTTAAAAATGGGAAAGACCGTGCAGTCGGCTTTTTAGTAGGTCAAATCATGAAAGCAACGAAAGGTCAAGCAAACCCAGGTGTTGTAAACAAACTGCTCCAAGAAGAATTGACAAAACGATAG
- a CDS encoding diacylglycerol kinase: MKKARVIYNPTSGKELVKKNLADILSILEECGYEASAFATTPEENSAKNEARRVAESGFDLIVAAGGDGTINEVVNGIAPLENRPKMAIIPAGTTNDYARALKIPRDNIVRAAEVIRKNQTVKMDIGRARENYFINIAAGGHLTELTYEVPSELKSIFGYLAYLAKGAEMLPRVKPIKMRMEYDEGVYEGNASMFFLGLTNSVGGFETIVPDAKLDDGKFSLIIVKTANVFEILHLVALMLNGGKHVEDPRLIYTKTSYLHAETLDPKAKMMINLDGEYGGDAPMEFTNLHQHIEMFANADAIPSNAIMGSVLSEYKDEDGQEEEDQYHAASKEFVKEVERLTEEDIDNNGQIG; this comes from the coding sequence ATGAAAAAAGCAAGAGTAATTTATAATCCAACTTCCGGTAAAGAACTAGTCAAGAAAAACCTAGCAGACATTCTTTCGATCTTGGAAGAATGTGGATATGAAGCTAGTGCTTTTGCCACAACTCCAGAAGAAAATTCCGCTAAAAATGAAGCCCGCCGTGTAGCCGAATCGGGATTTGACCTGATTGTTGCAGCGGGGGGAGATGGAACGATCAATGAAGTAGTGAACGGAATCGCTCCTTTAGAAAATCGTCCCAAGATGGCGATTATACCTGCTGGAACAACGAATGATTATGCAAGAGCATTGAAAATCCCTCGAGATAATATTGTCAGGGCAGCGGAAGTGATTCGTAAAAACCAGACAGTCAAAATGGACATTGGCCGTGCGCGCGAGAACTATTTTATCAATATCGCAGCAGGTGGTCATTTAACTGAGTTGACGTATGAAGTTCCTTCGGAACTGAAAAGTATTTTTGGCTACCTTGCTTATTTAGCTAAGGGTGCTGAAATGCTGCCGCGGGTCAAACCGATCAAGATGCGGATGGAATACGACGAAGGTGTATATGAAGGAAATGCATCCATGTTTTTCCTTGGGCTGACAAACTCAGTTGGAGGATTTGAAACGATCGTACCCGACGCCAAACTGGATGATGGCAAATTTTCTTTGATCATCGTTAAAACAGCAAATGTTTTTGAGATCCTTCATTTAGTTGCCTTGATGTTAAATGGTGGCAAGCATGTGGAAGATCCACGGTTGATTTATACGAAAACAAGCTATTTACATGCTGAAACTCTAGACCCCAAAGCGAAGATGATGATCAATTTAGACGGAGAATATGGCGGCGATGCTCCAATGGAATTTACGAATTTACATCAGCATATTGAAATGTTTGCCAATGCCGATGCGATTCCTTCAAATGCGATCATGGGATCAGTCCTAAGTGAATATAAGGATGAAGATGGTCAGGAAGAAGAAGATCAGTATCATGCAGCAAGCAAAGAGTTTGTAAAAGAAGTTGAGCGTTTGACCGAAGAAGATATTGATAACAATGGACAAATCGGTTGA